The Thermococcus peptonophilus genomic sequence TGAACATCGGGAAGGCCTTCCTTACCCTGTGGCCGGCCGGAAGCTCTGTGAACTCCCACTTTTTGACTTCCTCCAAGTTTAGGAGGTGCCATATCTTCTCGCTGGCATCTGGCAGGAACGGCTCAAGGAGTATTCCAAGGGCCTTGACTATCTGGAGCGAGACGTTGACGGTCGTTGCCGTCCTCTCTCGGTTCTCCTTAGCGGTCTTCCACGGCTTCTGATGGTCGAAGTAGCGGTTTCCAAAAATGGCCAGCTCCATAACGCGTTTGAGTGCATCCTTGAAGCGGTAGTTCGAGATGAGCTCCCCAACCTCGTTAAAGGCCTTCTCTATCTCCTCAAAGGCCTGCCTGTCGAGATCGTTCAGATCACCCCTTTCGGGAACGACACCATCAAAGTATCTGTTAACGAAGGTCATAGCCCTGTGAACGAAGTTTCCAAGGTTGTTTACAAGCTCTTCGTTGATCTTCTTCTTGAAGTCCTCGAAGGAGAAGTCTGAATCACGGGTCTCTGGCATTATGGCGGTGAGGTAGTACCTCAGGTAGTCAGCCGGCCAGACGTCGAGGAACTCGTGAACCCATATCGCCCAGTTCCTGCTCGTTGAGAACTTCTTGCCCTCAAGGTTTAGGTACTCGTTGGCTGGAATGTCATAGGGTAAATTCCACTTGGCCTCAACTTCGTCGTCCTTATACTTACCGTAGGCCATCAGAAAGGCCGGCCAGAAGATCGCGTGGAAGGGGATGTTGTCCTTGCCGATGAAGTGAATAACCCTCGTCTGGCCGTCCAGGTTGAGCCAGAACTTTTTCCACTCGTTCTCCTTACCCTCTCTCTTCAGGTGCTCGACGGTTATGCTGATGTAGCCTATGGGAGCCTCGAACCAGACGTAGAGGACTTTGCCTTTAACGTCCTCGTCGTCGAGTGGAACGGGAATTCCCCAGTCGAGGTCGCGCGTTATAGCCCTGTCCTCAAGTCCCTCATTTATCCAGCCGAGGACGGTGTTCCTTACGTTCGGCTTCCAGTGCTCTTGGCTTTCAACCCACTTCCTGAGCCTCTCCTCGAAGTTCTTCATCCTGATGTAGTAGTGGGCAGAGTCCTTGAAGGTGATGGGGTTGCCGCAGATGTTGCAGCGTGGGTTGATGAGGATTTCGGGCGTTAGCGGGTGTCCGCAGACCTCACACTGGTCGCCGCGCTGGTTCTCGGCTCCGCAGTAAGGGCACGTTCCGATGACGTATCTATCGGGAAGGAACATCTTGTCGTGCTCGCAGTAGGCCTGCTTGCTGACCTTCTTGACGAGGTGACCGTTCTCAAGGGCCTTGAGGAAGAACTCCTGGCTTATGCGGTAGTGGACGGGCAGTTCGGTTCTTCCAAAGAAGTCGAAGCTTATCTTTGCTCTCTCAAACGTTGTCTTTATGTGCTCGTGGAACTCGTCGACGATTTCTCTGGGACTTCTGCCCTCCTTGAGCGCGCGGAAGGTTATTGGGGTCCCGTGCTCGTCCGTTCCGCAGATGAAGAGAACTTCCTCGCCCTTTAGGCGGAGATAGCGTACGAATATGTCTGCTGGCAAATAAGCCCCAGCCAGATGTCCTGCGTGAATGGGCCCGTTAGCGTAAGGTAGCGCTGATGTGACCATGTACCTGACCATTTTAACCACCTCTCCGCGGTTGATTCCGCACCTTATAAGGACTTCGCGTTAAAAGAATTACGGTGGGTTATTAATATTCGCTATTAACATGCATATTTGTGCATATCGAGTGTTGAACGCTGCTACTGGGGATGTGATTACCTTCAGCTGAAAAATTAAAGTAATGCCGAAAAGTTCTTATAATGGGCTATCTAAACACTTAAATGGGAACGCGCAATGATAACTGCCAGAATCTCTACAGGGATACCGGGTCTGGATATAATGCTCAATGGGGGATTAATTCCTGGCAGAACCTATCTAGTAAAGGGCGCTCCTGGAACCGGCAAGACCACCCTTGCGATGCACTTTGCTATGGCCGGAGTCTCCAACGGGGAAAGTGTTCTTTACATAACCCTAGAGGAGCCTGGGGAGAACATAAAGCAGGACTTCAGCAGAATGGGATTTGATGTGTATAATGATAACTTCACGTTGATAGATGCTACCCCCACTACCGAGCACTACGTCCTCGTTGAGGACTTCTTTGAATCCTTTGCAAAGAACCTCAACAAGCTCACGGATGCCATTAAAGAGCAGTTCAAAACGAGGCGCTATTCCAGGGTTGTAGTTGATCCTATAACCATGCTGAAGTTTGCGACTTCGGATGAACTTGAGTATAGAAAGGCTTTCCTCACCTTTGTTAAAACCATGATGAGGCTTAAGACTACTGTAATAATAACCGCAGAGAGTAAGCAGGCGGACATTGAGGAGTACCTTGTTAATGGAGTAATAGAGCTTGAAATCTTCCAGAAGGAAGGACGGCTTGAACGGGCTCTCAAAATAACCAAGTTCAGGGGAAGCGGTTTTGATAACGTTATACGCCCATACGAAATAACCGAGAGGGGGATGGTTGTTTACCCAGATAAGTCAGTAGTCTGAGGGATTTACATGCTCCCCCCTAAAATAAGGTCTCTTCTTGAAGACATGCGGGTTGAGCGGATTCGGGGCGCCAGCTGGATGGCGCAGAAAGGGGCAGAAGCGTATCTTCTCCTGGCCGATCTGCTTGAAGGGAACGAGCTGAAGAACGCCCTCCAAGAAATGAGGGAGGAACTTCCCAAGGTTAACCCAACGATGGCGTCTCTGTACAACCTTGTCCGGTTTATCCCGGTAACTGATGATCCATATCTCCTGAAATCCCGGGCTGAGGAGTTTCTGAAGCTTATACACGAGGCAAAAAAGGAGATTGGCAACATTGGAAGTGAGCTGATTGACAACGGGGACGTTGTGATAACCCACTCCTTCTCCTCCGCGGTTCTCGAAGTATTCGCCTCCGCGAAGATGAAGGGACGGTCTTTCAGGGTTATTCTCACCGAAAGTGCCCCGGATTTCGAGGGGCTGGCGCTTGCGAACGAGCTTTCAGCCCTTGGCATCAGCTATGAGGTGATAACCGACGCTCAAGTCGGGTTGTTTTCGAAGGAGGCAACACTGGCGCTGGTTGGTGCCGACAACGTGACGCGTGACGGTGCGGTCATAAACAAAGCTGGTACCTATCCCCTAGCTCTGGCCTGCTATGACAACAGTGTCCCATTCTATGTCGCGGCAGAAAGCTTCAAGTTCCACCCAGAGCTAAATAGTGGGGACGTGGAATTAGTAGAAAGGCCCTATGCTAGAAATGGTCACAGGGTCAGAAACATCCTTTTTGACGTTACCCCCTGGAAGTACATCAGGGGAATCATAACAGAACTCGGAATTCTCGTTCCGCCAAAGGAAATATGAAGAAGAAAGAAAAGCTTCAAATCTCTCCAGCGAGCCAGAGGAGAGCACCTTTTATGAACGGCCATGTGCTCTCGATGTACCTTCCGCCGTAGCTGTCGCTGAAGCCCTTACTAGAACCGTATGCCACAATCCTGCCCTTTCCGACTTCGACTGCAGCTGCTACAATCGGCTGGCTGCCTTTCTCGTGCACAACGTTTCCGTCAGCATCAACGGCATATGACGTTTCAAAGGCCCTAATGACCCATACGGCGTCTCCTGATACCCTCAGAGTGTTTCCATTGTAGTACATCTCATGTCCATCTGGGATGAACTTTGTGATTGGAATGTTTCTGTTGTACACACCGACGTATGGGTAGTAAGGCCTGCCGCTGTTGTGATCGTCGTCCATGAGCTCTGTAATCTCAAAGGTAATGCCGTAGCCCTCGAGGAGCTTGTTGAGGCTCGGGTTTACATACTTGTACCAGTCGCCAGCGACTATCAGCCCACCGCCTTCCTCGACGTATTCTCTCAGGGCTGAAATCTCTTCGTCGGTTAGATCGTTCGCTGGATTGAGTATAACGACGACATCGTAGTCCTTTATCCTGTCGTAGGTGAGCGGCTCGTAGCTGATCTCGACGTCCCAGTTAAGCTCACTCTTTATTTTGTCTATCAGGCTGTTGACACCAACCTTGTTAACGTAGTACTGGTTGTGGGAGGCATCGATGAGGACGGAAGGTATGCTTATTGTTATGTTAGTCGTTACGTTGGTTGAAGGAGCTGGGGTGGTCTGGTTAACCGGCACTTCAGTCTGGTTGGTTGCTGTTTCATTTTCGGGAGCTGGTGATGGAGCCGGTTGGGCCATTTCTTCCTCGATCTTCTCCAATGCTGCCTCTAGTGTTGGGAGGATTTCGAGAATCTGCTCTTTGACTTCCCATCCGAGGAAGAGGGCCTTCCTTATGTGGATCATTGGTGAGAGATAGAATCCTGAAGTTCCAGCCGATGATAGGAACGTGTTGTATAGGGTGTATTCCTCGTTCACTATCTCGTAGTTCTCGTTTATCTGCTCTATTTTCTTTGCAAGCTTCGGATCGAAGTTTACTCCATAGTCCCTGAGCTTCGTGACGACTTCTGTGAAGTTAGCATATAGTCCGTTAAGGTCAGAGAGATCCTTCTGGTACTCGTTGGAGTACCTGATGAGGAGACCGAATGCCACTGAATTGGGGTTCGGGTTTACAACAAACTCGTATATCAGGGAGTCCAGCAGGCTGTTTGTGTCGTCGTATAAGTTGACTTCCACCTTCAGGGTTCCGGCCTTTCTGGGGGTATAGTAGAACATGTGGGTGTACTCTTCCTCTGACTGTAGTTCTCTTGTTACGTTGACGACAATCTCGTCGTTCATTTTGACAGTAAGGGTTACGTTGTTTGCTAGAGTGCCGTTGTTGAGTATAGTAACTGAAAATGCCCCGGTTATGCCCTCTGTAAGTGGTGTCGAAGCGTTAAGAGATGCTATCCTGATGGGGGGTACATAAACTTTGTAATCAATTGGGTACACCTCTATCACATTGTACTTGTATCCAATCCCAACAACGTATTCGAGCCTCTTTCCGGGGGTTACGTCCATTATCCCGTAGTAGTCGTAGAGGAGCAGAGAACCGGTGTCGTCGCTTATTATAACAGCTTTCCCATCAAAGTCCTCGACCTTTACCCACTCGAGCTTTACCAGCATGCTCTGGTAGCGGTCGTCCATGTCGTCAGCTTTGATCAGAACCGGTTCTGGAAGCTCCGTCTTGCCGACTACTTTATACGTGGGATCTGTTATCTCGTAGAGGCCCTTCCAGGTGTCCGTTGTTCCATTCACCTGGACAATGTCGCCGACCTCGACGTTAGGGGTGCTTCCAGTGTAAACGTATATGCCGCTGTTGGGTTCTGTGCCGTTCTGGATGAAGAAACCAGTAGTCCTTGTACCAATCACAATGCCGCTGGTGATGACGAACTTTCCATCCACCCAGTTATCCCTTATCTCTTTGATTGGCTGGTACTGTGGCCCTTCGGGAACTTCGTAGATGATTTCAAGATATGGACGTTCGTCTGTGTATTTGCTCTCTTTCGAGTTGTAACTAATGCGTTCGGTTAGTTTGCCCTCAGAGTCAGATATCAGGACAAAACTAACGATCTTGTCACCGTTGAATTCGGATTTAACAAACTCCGTAACATTCCAAACAGACCAGTGATCTCCAGCTGGATCTACAAGGTCTCTATCAAGCCACTGTCCCTCAGGAGGTTTGGTATCCCAGGTTATCGTGCTCTCATTCCAGCTGTCGTCCTGAACCGCGTAAACGCTGATATTAACGTCCTTAGAGTAGGAACCACTGTATGTGTACGCATGCAACGTTGCACTCACGATAACTGCGTTTTCTGGGAGGCCTGATAGATCGAATTTTAGGTAAGCTCTATAATTGGAGTGGTCTTGGTAGTAAGTCCCGACATATAGACCATAATACGAGCCAAAGTTTGAAGTGGGGTCACCGTCTGTAACGTACGCATCGTCCGTAGGGCTGAGCTGTACACTTGTTTGAGCTGCAGTCACTGGTTTAACCGCCCACGCGGGGATTATGCTCAGCAACAACAGAACCATCAGTACCAGTGCAGACCGTTTCACAGGACATCACCTAAGTAACAACGGCATTAGAGTATAAATAAGTTTTTCTCGACTTTTCAGTCAATTTTTGAAACTCTCTGTCCCAGTAAATTCTAAAAGGCTTGGCAGTCTATATTATTTTGGTGTTGAAAATGCCCATAACAACAAAAACCGGGGATAAGGGTCTGACAGGTCTCTTCACCGGTGACCGAGTGGCGAAGTTCTCACCGATCATGGAGGCAAACGGGACGATAGACGAACTTGACAGCTTCATCGGCGAGGCGAAGCACTACGTTCTAGAGGGGATGGTTGAAATTCTTGAGAAAATCCAGATTCAGCTCTACGACCTAATGGCTGAGCTCGCTAGCAAGGGAAAGTATTCTAAGGTCGGAGAGGAGGAGGTGAAGTGGCTTGAAGAACTCATCCACCAGTATGAAGATGAAGTCCAGCTCAAGTCCTTTGTCCTGCCCGGCTCAACAATAGCCAGCGCAAAGCTCGATGTGTGCAGGGCAATAGCGAGGAGGGCCGAGAGGAATGTTGCGAAGCTCGTCCTCGACTATGGCTTCGGCCATAACGCACTCGTATACCTCAACAGGCTCAGCGACCTGCTCTACATAATGGCGAGGGCGATTGAGAAGAGAGAGGGGAAGCTGAAAGAGGTCAAGTAATCTCTTGGCTCCCGTTCCTCTCTTTTCCATCTCCATCTCCCACATCGGCCAGCAGGACATCCTTGTGTCTCACCCAGAAGTAGGCAACGACAATCCCCATTCCAGTCCAGAGGCCGAGGGCAACCTTCCAGGCCGGAAACCTGTCGAGGAGCGGCCCGACCGCCAAGAGGCCGAGCGGACCGGAAGCGTGCATCATAACCGCCATGGCCGAAAACACCCTCCCCCTGAGCTCGCTCGGGACGGCTCTCTGTATCTTGGCGTTTAGCGGGACGTTGAAGAGGGCCTCTATGGCCCCCCAGATGACGTTTATCGTTGCCAGGAAGAGGAATGCCCCCGTTTTATCCAGGGAGGAGAGAGGACTTATCGCCCAGGTGAAGAGGAGTATCATGACCCCGTTCAGGAGGAGGGCGTGGAAGAGGTATCTTCCGGCTTTTCTGCCGAATTTTATACCAACCAGCATGTTCCCGGCGAGGGCCCCGAGCATGAACGCGCTCTCCAGGAGGCCGAACTGGTAGCTGGAGAACTTCAGAACTTCCCTGAAGGAATAGGGCATGAGAACGGCCCCGAAAGGCTGGCCAAAAGCTATCATAAACAGGGCAAAGAACATGAGCGTTCTCAGATACCTGTTCGAGAGCAGGTAGGAGATCCCCTCCCTCAAATCGTCTATAACCTGGGAGAAGCTCTCAAGCTCTCTCGTCTTCCACCCGTACCTTATGAACGCCTCGAACAGGCCGGAGCCGAAGAAGCTGGCCGCGTTGATGAGAATTGCCAGCCTTATTCCGCCCACCGCGTAGATGAAGCCGCCGAGGGCGGGGCCAACCAGCCTAGCTAGTATGTTCATTGAGGAGGTAACCGAGTTTGCCCTCTCAAGCTCGTCAGGCTCTACCAAGTCGGGGAACATCGCACTCGTTGCCGAGCCGAAAAACGCCCCCATGACGGCCATTATAACCTGAACGACTATAAGCTGGCTCAGCCCCAGCAGGTCAAAGGCCAGAACGCTGAAGAGGAGGATCCCCCTTGCAATATCGAACCAGACCATCAACTTCTTTCGGTTGTAGCGGTCTCCAACAACCCCGGCGAAGGGCATGACTATCAGAGCCGGGATCATCTCAGCTAAGATGAACGCCGTCATCATGCCCCCGCTGTGGGTCTTGTCCAGGACATAGAGGGGTAAAGCGACGTCCTGAACCGCCCAACCGAGCTGGGAAACAAAGCGTCCCACCGCGAAGAGCCAGAAGTTCTTGTTGAGGCTCATGGTTCCTCCTCCCTTTCTCCGGCTTATTCAGCATCCCTTGTCCTCTCACTCCCCTTCTACCTTCCGCGCAGGATGAGCAAAAAAGAGAGGATAGTAAATCCTTCTCACAACAATGTTGCCGTTCACCGTGCTGACCTTGACCTCGAACTCGCCCGTGCCGATAACGGGATTCTCGGGATCAGTGCCCTCAAAGGTTACCGCCCCGTTCACGCGACTGGTTCTTATCCTCGCGTCGCAGAAGTCCGAGAGGGAAAGAGTAATGCTCCCGTTCACAGTGCTTATCTTTGCGTTTCCCTCTAGCTCCTCTATCTCGACTTCCATCGGACCGTTGACGCTGCTCGCCTTCAGGGATTTCGCGAGCGCTAAGTGAGCTTTTACCCTTCCGTTCACGTTGCTTATCTCTCCTGCTTTGCAGTCTTCAACCTCTATCCTGCCGTTTACCGTTGAGACCTTCTCAAAGGAGACGTTCCTCGCCCTTATCTCCCCGTTCACGCTGGATGCAATGACGGGGACATTCCTCGGAACCTTGACGATAATCTCGGCCCAGCCGCTCTTTCCGAGCATGTTGAAGAACCTCTTCTTCGGCTTCTCCTTGATGACGAGCTTCCCTCCCCTCCGGTTGATCTCCACCCTAGCGTCCCCGTGGACAGTGTAGCTTACCTCCGCGTGGTCGTTCTCCCAGCCTTCAATCTCCACCTTGCCGTTCACGGCAGATACATCGACTTCCTTCACGTTTTCAAAGATCATTGGAATCACCCCAGATATTTCATCAGCTCGTCTATCAACTCCCTAACGCGTGCGTTGAGTTTGGTTCTGTCTATTCCAAGGCCTTCAACCATCTCAACGCCCTGCTCCTCTACTATCTCCTTCGCCTTCCTCAGAACGAGGTCGCAGGCCTCCCTGCTCTCAATAGTGTGGGTCTTCCCGCCAACGCGGATTCTAACAGTCCCGTCGCTGGCTGAGATTACAACGTCCTCTATCCTCAGCTTTGCCCGTCCTCTGCCGACGGTGACAGAGATATCGCCCGAATGAAGGGAAACGGTCTCGCCGAGGCTCAGCGTTTCGTCACCGCTCCTGTATGTTACTCTATCCCCGGAAACCTCTATAGTGTACTCCTCGGTCTGGATGGTCAGCCTGCCCCCAACTCTGGTGAGCTGGAAGCCGTTGGTGAGCTCCCTGATGGTGAGCATCTCTCCCCTGGGCTTCCACACACGGCCGTCGCGCAACCTCATGGGGCCTATCTTCACCTCCTCCCCCGCTGGAGTGCTTATGACCTCAACAAAGGGCACCTTCACGTACTCGAAGCCGTTGCCCTCGTAGACCTTCACTACTCCGAGGTCAACGACACTCCCCCTGTTCTTGTCGCGGTAGAGCCCCTCAGGGTTGATGAGCTCGTTCGCCCTCTTAACGAAGCCTGGATCTGGAGAGGTCTTCTTTACGGCAATCTTTTCCGAAGTCCATACCGCAACGGGAGAGAGGAGCTTTCTGGTGACCTTTCCTATTGGGGTGTCTGCTTCCACCGTCAGGTCTCCATCAATGACCCAACCCACAGGTTTCCTCCCGAACTTCACGGGATAGGCTTTGCCGCTTCCATTGAGCTTGACATCTCCGAAGGAAGCTCCGTTGAACTCGTAGGCCTTCTTCTCAACCTTCCAATCGAGTCTTTTCTCATCGAACTTGGTCAGGAGGAGGCCCGCTATCGAGAGAACAACGGCGTAGGCGAAAGCCGTGCCCGCTGTGATCACTGCATTCCCGCCTGTGAACGTCTCAGATAATCCAAGCCACTTCCCGAAGAACAGGAAGAGGCTCGTCCAGAAAGCTCCCTTGGCCAGCGCAAAGACAACTCCGCTTATCGTCACGCCGAGCCACTTCCCAACGCTCAGCACCTCGAAGGCGAAGATGAGCGCGATTATCGCGTAAACCATGTAGTCGTTGTAGGCCTCAAGCTTCAGCGGCCCCTTAAAGAGCCAGAGGAGTATCAGAAGGGCAGTGAGGGCCTTTAAGTATTCGGCGATCCTAAGCCTTAAACTTCTCTCTTCATCAAGACCAAACCCGTAGGTCATTCTTCCACCTCCTCAAGTGCCGTGATAATTTCAAGCAGGCGCAAAAACAAACGCCCGTTAGACGAAAGCTCATACTTCTCTCCTTTCTTCACCATTCCAGTCCTCACGAGGAGCTTGAGGTGGTGAGAAACTGTTGGGCTCTCTACCCCGAGGGCTTCCTTGATCTCCTTGAAGCCCATCGGCCCCTCCGCCAGCATCTTCAGAATCCTTATCCTGTCGGGGTTGGCGAGAGCCTTGAGGATCTTCGAGGCTTTTTCCTCATCTATTCCGGGTAAGGCCCCTCCTTCAAGCCGCTTTTTGAGACGGGCCTTTATCGAGAGCATGAGCTCGTCCACGGGATCAATGTTCTCCTCAAGCACCTCCAGCCGCTTCTTTAGCTCCTCCAGCTGGGTTCTCAAATCGTCCATGCTACCACCGGGTACAGATTTTTGTAGTACAATTTTCTGTACTTAATTGGCCAAGTGGGTATATAAAAGTTTATCGGTTGGCAGAGAAGCGCTACCAGCCAACAGAAAAAGAGGGAGATAAAACACAAGCACCCACTAAAATTCAGGGGTTGGTTCATAGACTCCGCTCAGGATCTTGTATGTGGGAGAAGAACTGCTCCAATCGAAAATCAAGAAGAGAAAACTGGAAAAGGGGCAGAGACTTCAAACGTGCCTGGTGTAGAGGGTCTTCCTGCCTTCAGCTTGGGCCCTCTTGATGGCCTTCTCGACGAGGGCCTTGACCTCAGCCTCGAGGGCGTCGTAGAACTCCGGGCTGACCCTCATCTCGGGGTCGACGCTCTTGACGAACTCCTTAACCTTGGACTTAACAAGCATCTCAGCCATGGCTAACACCTCCTTATTGGCCTTTGAGGCCGATAACTGTGCACCTTTGACCTTTATAACTCTTCCTCTTCTGAGCCCCAGAAAAGATTAAATCAGATTAGGGAGTACTTATCTCGGTGAGCGGATGAGGGTCGTTCTCATAGACGGCGAACACTATCCAGATGTTACTAGATGGGCAATTCAGAAGCTTGGTGATGTCTGCTGTGCTGTTTTCTTAGGAGGAACAGAGAAGATAGGCAGTTTAAAGGCGCTCGAGGAAAAAATCGGCGTTCCTCTATACCATTCTCCCAACTATCTGGATTCACTCAAGAGAGCGGTCATCGAGAACGACGCTAATGAAGTTGTCGATTTAAGTGACGAACCAGTCCTGACGTACGAAGACCGGTTTAGAATAGCTTCTCTCTGCATGTTCCTAGGGGTTACTTACAGGGGAGCCGATTTTACTTTCACGCCGAAACCACTAAAGAAACCCAGAAAGCCAAGCATATCAATCATAGGAACAGGGAAGAGGGTTGGAAAGACAGCTGTTAGCGGGTTTGTGGCGAGAACCCTCAAAGAAGTTGCACGCCCGGTCATCGTGACGATGGGCAGAGGAGGCCCTGAAGAGCCCGAACTCATAGACGGCGAGAAAATTGAGATAACCCCCCAGTTCCTTCTCAAAGTAGCGGAGGAAGGGAAACATGCTGCCTCGGATCACTTTGAGGACGCTTTGACTTCAGGGGTGACGACCATCGGTTGCCGGAGATGTGGCGGTGGAATGGCGGGCTTCCCATTCTTTGACGTTGTGGACAGAGGTGTTGAGCTCGCTGAGAGCCTTCCCCATGACCTCATAATCCTCGAGGGAAGCGGGGCAACGTTCCCAGCCTACAGGGCTGATGCGTACATTCTCATAATCGGCGGAAGGCAGAAAACGGAGTTCCTGCGGGGCTACTTCGGGCCGTTTAGAATAGCTCTCGCAGACTTGATAGTCGTAACCATGTCCGACGAAATAAGCCCTGAGAAGAGAGAAGAAATCAGAAAAATCGTTGAGAAAATAAACCCAAAAGCTGATTTGCACTTCACGGCGTTCCTTCCAAGGCCCCTGGGCAAGGTTTCTGGCAAAAGGCTCGGTTTAGTCATGACATCTCAGAGCGCATTACCCAAGGCTAAGGAACACCTTGAGAAGCTTGGGGCAGAGGTCGTTGCAACTTCAGGAAACCTATCGAACAGGCTGAAGCTGAGAGAAGACCTAGAGAAGTTTAGAGGTATCGATGCCGTGGCGGTGGAGCTCAAGGCGGCGGCCGTTGATGTGGTGACGAAGTGGGCGCTGGAGAGGGGCATCGGGGTTATATACCTTGACAACGAACCCGTGAATATAGACGGCAAAGACCTGAGGAAATCAGTCTTGGAGCTTGGAAAAAGAGTCCTGGGGAGGAGACCATGATTATAGTAACGGACAGTGAGAGGAGGGTTAGGCTCCCCTTCTCAAGGGGTATACTCACACGCTCTATAACGCTCGCTGGAATAGATGTGGGTATAGCCTACGCCATAGCCACTGAGGTTCAGAAGGAGCTCGAACGGAAGGGGAAGAAGTCGGTAACCACCGACGAGATAAGGGAACTGACATACCAGAAGCTCCTTGAAAAAGGTCTTAGAGAGGAGGCTAAGAGGTATCTCTTCTGGCGCGAGCTGAGGAAGAGAAAGGTCAGGCTGACGGTTCTTCTTGGCGGAGCAACCGGAGTTGGGAAGTCCACGATAGCGACCGAGCTGGCCTTCAGGCTTGGGATACGGAGCATAATCGGGACTGACACGATAAGGGAGGTTATGAGGAAAATAATAGCCAAGGAGCTTCTCCCAGACATCCACGTTTCTTCCTTCCTTGCCGAAAATGTAGTAAAAGCCCCCAGAAACTCTGACCCGCTCATCTACGGCTTTGAGACCCAGGTTAAGCACGTTTCAGTTGGAATAAAGGCCGTCCTCGAGAGAGCAAGGAGGGAAGGTCTAAACACCCTGATAGAGGGCATCCACGTCGTTCCCGGCTTTGTTGAGCCAAGAGAAGACGAGTTTATGTACATAATCGCGGTGCTGAAGAAAGAGCACCTCATAGCCCACTTCTACGAGCGCGCCCGATACTCCCAGAGGAACGCAGAAAAGTACGTTAAACACGTGGACAGGATAATGCGCATCCAGGAGTACCTTGTTGAGCGGGCAAGAGAGCATGGAATCCCCGTTATTGAGAACGTGGAGCTTGAGAGCACCGTTTCCACGATTCTCGCTGACATGATGAAAAAGCTGGAAGAAAAGGGAGTTTAGGTCTTTTTCCTCTTCCAAATCCCGAGGAGCTTCCTGCTGCCCCACGTGGACTGCACCTCCCAGACGACTACCATGTTCGTATAAATGTCAACCAGGTTGAAGCTGTTTCCAAACGGGTTCCTGTGGAGCTCCCAGCTGACCGATCCAGCGTTGACTATTGGAGTGTTCTCTATCTTCACTCCGAAGGCGTTTCCGCCGTGGCCAGTAAGGACCAGCTCCGTCCCCTCATCGGTCAGAACCTTCAGGACGTCCCCAGCATCCTCGAGGAAGCCTATCTCCCTGCTCCTTGGAATGGGAATGACGTTGTGGTGCATGACCACTATCCTGAACTTGCCTTCGTATTCTCTGAGCGCGTTCCTGAG encodes the following:
- a CDS encoding MFS transporter codes for the protein MSLNKNFWLFAVGRFVSQLGWAVQDVALPLYVLDKTHSGGMMTAFILAEMIPALIVMPFAGVVGDRYNRKKLMVWFDIARGILLFSVLAFDLLGLSQLIVVQVIMAVMGAFFGSATSAMFPDLVEPDELERANSVTSSMNILARLVGPALGGFIYAVGGIRLAILINAASFFGSGLFEAFIRYGWKTRELESFSQVIDDLREGISYLLSNRYLRTLMFFALFMIAFGQPFGAVLMPYSFREVLKFSSYQFGLLESAFMLGALAGNMLVGIKFGRKAGRYLFHALLLNGVMILLFTWAISPLSSLDKTGAFLFLATINVIWGAIEALFNVPLNAKIQRAVPSELRGRVFSAMAVMMHASGPLGLLAVGPLLDRFPAWKVALGLWTGMGIVVAYFWVRHKDVLLADVGDGDGKERNGSQEIT
- a CDS encoding DUF4097 family beta strand repeat-containing protein gives rise to the protein MIFENVKEVDVSAVNGKVEIEGWENDHAEVSYTVHGDARVEINRRGGKLVIKEKPKKRFFNMLGKSGWAEIIVKVPRNVPVIASSVNGEIRARNVSFEKVSTVNGRIEVEDCKAGEISNVNGRVKAHLALAKSLKASSVNGPMEVEIEELEGNAKISTVNGSITLSLSDFCDARIRTSRVNGAVTFEGTDPENPVIGTGEFEVKVSTVNGNIVVRRIYYPLFFAHPARKVEGE
- a CDS encoding CobW family GTP-binding protein produces the protein MRVVLIDGEHYPDVTRWAIQKLGDVCCAVFLGGTEKIGSLKALEEKIGVPLYHSPNYLDSLKRAVIENDANEVVDLSDEPVLTYEDRFRIASLCMFLGVTYRGADFTFTPKPLKKPRKPSISIIGTGKRVGKTAVSGFVARTLKEVARPVIVTMGRGGPEEPELIDGEKIEITPQFLLKVAEEGKHAASDHFEDALTSGVTTIGCRRCGGGMAGFPFFDVVDRGVELAESLPHDLIILEGSGATFPAYRADAYILIIGGRQKTEFLRGYFGPFRIALADLIVVTMSDEISPEKREEIRKIVEKINPKADLHFTAFLPRPLGKVSGKRLGLVMTSQSALPKAKEHLEKLGAEVVATSGNLSNRLKLREDLEKFRGIDAVAVELKAAAVDVVTKWALERGIGVIYLDNEPVNIDGKDLRKSVLELGKRVLGRRP
- a CDS encoding ArsR/SmtB family transcription factor, producing the protein MDDLRTQLEELKKRLEVLEENIDPVDELMLSIKARLKKRLEGGALPGIDEEKASKILKALANPDRIRILKMLAEGPMGFKEIKEALGVESPTVSHHLKLLVRTGMVKKGEKYELSSNGRLFLRLLEIITALEEVEE
- a CDS encoding 2-phosphoglycerate kinase — its product is MIIVTDSERRVRLPFSRGILTRSITLAGIDVGIAYAIATEVQKELERKGKKSVTTDEIRELTYQKLLEKGLREEAKRYLFWRELRKRKVRLTVLLGGATGVGKSTIATELAFRLGIRSIIGTDTIREVMRKIIAKELLPDIHVSSFLAENVVKAPRNSDPLIYGFETQVKHVSVGIKAVLERARREGLNTLIEGIHVVPGFVEPREDEFMYIIAVLKKEHLIAHFYERARYSQRNAEKYVKHVDRIMRIQEYLVERAREHGIPVIENVELESTVSTILADMMKKLEEKGV